In Myxococcus stipitatus, the following are encoded in one genomic region:
- a CDS encoding TonB-dependent receptor domain-containing protein codes for MLPFRSGLLALLLLLLSAPPAFADNNADEADIAFELGNDAYAKGQYTEALRSYFTSYRLVPNRNVLFNIARCFEALGKFNEAYRYYNDLLTEDLPTEDAAEVSRSLDRLRPKVALVKVTTVPKGADVYIDRMDLGSRGRSPQTLALSPGRHKIMVKKDGYRPAEATITLARGKETEQPFDLFLITGGVELTGTPEGAEVRDAPNGPVITRLPGRARLPPGQRILYVRAPGYAPGQYVVDVPADGSVPLSVSLRVQDRPSGRLVVTANRDGATVRVDGKPAGFTPTVVTLPEGEHELEVESREVRPLRQKVTVVADEEVKLHAELRYAPPPVRAASKSLVAVDDAPASTTVLTQEELRAFGWRTLAEALAGVRGFFLTDDRTYTYLGVRGFSPPGDLNTRVSILWDGHSMNDVWAGQGFAAHDFNVDLLEIERIEVVRGPGSSLYGTGAFFAVINVVPRESLGPDKHLEVTGAVGALGTTRAHATASWESGNRSVLVSAAALTASGADTTRLLTDQNQEHLVKGLDSERAATGTFRARVGDFAFQGILNVRSKELPTAPYNTLPGAEGNKVKDLRFFLEARYEREFSERFSLSARSAFDLSRYDGIYVYPEAAGGPREEGGDADWASGELRARVGIFEGNRLTLGVEAQGQLRVWQTAGRTPLETKARTLLSAYLLDEWQLHPRLSVSAGLRLDKYLDLDTTPITPRIALIARPYDAGLTKFVAGNAFRAPNVYELFYADGITQAAPDKLDPETITTFELEHSHDLTDELRLTVAGYHNRISKLVQLRSEPTPSGQCGSAACLVFANDSGTTLAWGAEAGVHWQPGRYLLVDMSYSYVKLRNASDEVASASPAHLVSGRLLMPIGNGDMRFATQATYQSARPTGQGGADSGEALLVSFGLSGDYGPLRYFAGVHNLLDANYRIPVSDENSIAPVPQYGRTFTLQLTGTF; via the coding sequence ATGCTTCCTTTTCGCTCTGGCCTCCTCGCCCTGCTTCTTCTCCTCCTGTCCGCGCCGCCCGCGTTCGCGGACAACAACGCCGACGAGGCCGACATCGCCTTCGAGCTGGGCAATGACGCCTACGCCAAGGGCCAATACACAGAGGCCCTGCGCTCGTACTTCACGAGCTACCGGCTGGTGCCCAACCGCAACGTCCTCTTCAACATCGCCCGCTGCTTCGAGGCGCTGGGCAAGTTCAACGAGGCGTACCGCTACTACAACGACCTGCTCACCGAGGACCTCCCCACCGAGGACGCCGCGGAGGTCTCACGCTCGCTCGACCGGTTGCGCCCCAAGGTCGCGCTCGTCAAGGTCACCACCGTCCCCAAGGGCGCGGACGTCTACATCGACCGCATGGACCTGGGCAGCCGGGGGCGCTCGCCCCAGACGCTCGCGCTGTCCCCGGGCCGTCACAAAATCATGGTGAAGAAGGACGGCTACCGCCCCGCGGAGGCCACCATCACCCTGGCTCGCGGCAAGGAGACCGAGCAGCCCTTCGACCTGTTCCTCATCACCGGCGGCGTGGAGCTCACCGGCACCCCCGAGGGCGCCGAGGTTCGCGATGCCCCCAACGGCCCCGTCATCACCCGGCTCCCCGGCCGCGCCCGCCTGCCCCCCGGCCAGCGCATCCTCTACGTGCGCGCCCCAGGCTACGCCCCCGGCCAGTACGTCGTGGACGTGCCCGCCGATGGCAGCGTGCCGCTCTCCGTCTCCCTGCGTGTCCAGGACCGTCCCTCCGGCCGGCTCGTCGTCACCGCCAACCGCGATGGCGCCACCGTGCGCGTGGACGGCAAGCCCGCGGGCTTCACCCCCACCGTCGTCACCCTCCCCGAAGGTGAACACGAGCTGGAGGTCGAAAGCCGCGAGGTGCGCCCGCTGCGCCAGAAGGTCACCGTCGTCGCGGACGAAGAGGTGAAGCTCCACGCGGAGCTGCGCTACGCACCACCGCCCGTCCGCGCCGCGTCCAAGAGCCTGGTCGCCGTCGACGACGCGCCCGCCTCCACCACCGTGCTCACCCAGGAGGAACTGCGCGCGTTCGGCTGGCGCACCCTGGCCGAGGCGCTCGCGGGCGTGCGCGGCTTCTTCCTCACCGACGACCGCACGTACACCTATCTGGGCGTGCGCGGATTCTCGCCGCCGGGCGACCTCAACACCCGCGTCAGCATCCTCTGGGACGGCCACTCGATGAACGACGTGTGGGCCGGCCAGGGCTTCGCCGCCCACGACTTCAACGTGGACCTGCTTGAAATCGAGCGCATCGAAGTCGTGCGCGGCCCGGGCAGCTCCCTCTACGGCACCGGCGCCTTCTTCGCCGTCATCAACGTGGTGCCGCGCGAGTCGTTGGGACCAGACAAGCACCTGGAGGTCACCGGCGCGGTGGGCGCGCTGGGCACCACACGCGCGCACGCCACCGCGTCGTGGGAGAGCGGCAACCGCTCCGTGCTGGTGAGCGCCGCGGCCCTCACGGCCTCCGGCGCGGACACCACCCGGCTCCTCACGGACCAGAACCAGGAGCACCTGGTGAAGGGCCTGGACTCGGAGCGCGCCGCCACCGGCACATTCCGCGCCCGCGTGGGGGACTTCGCCTTCCAGGGCATCCTCAACGTCCGCTCCAAGGAGCTTCCCACCGCGCCCTACAACACCCTGCCCGGCGCCGAGGGCAACAAGGTGAAGGACCTGCGCTTCTTCCTCGAGGCCCGCTACGAGCGCGAGTTCTCCGAGCGCTTCAGCCTCTCCGCGCGCAGCGCGTTCGACCTCAGCCGCTACGACGGCATCTACGTGTATCCGGAGGCCGCCGGTGGCCCTCGCGAGGAAGGCGGTGACGCGGACTGGGCCAGCGGAGAGCTCCGCGCGCGCGTGGGCATCTTCGAGGGCAACCGCCTCACGCTGGGCGTGGAGGCCCAGGGCCAGCTTCGCGTGTGGCAGACCGCGGGCAGGACTCCGCTCGAGACCAAGGCGCGAACCTTGTTGTCCGCCTACCTGCTCGATGAGTGGCAGCTCCACCCGCGGCTGAGCGTCTCCGCCGGGTTGCGCCTGGACAAGTACCTGGACCTGGACACCACGCCCATCACGCCGCGCATCGCGCTCATCGCCCGGCCCTATGACGCGGGCCTCACCAAGTTCGTCGCGGGCAACGCCTTCCGCGCGCCCAACGTCTACGAGCTGTTCTACGCCGACGGCATCACCCAGGCCGCGCCCGACAAGCTCGACCCGGAGACCATCACCACCTTCGAGCTGGAGCACTCGCACGACCTGACGGACGAGCTGCGCCTCACCGTGGCCGGCTACCACAACCGCATCTCCAAGCTGGTGCAGCTGCGCTCGGAGCCGACCCCGTCGGGCCAGTGCGGCTCCGCGGCGTGCCTCGTCTTCGCCAACGACAGCGGCACCACGCTGGCGTGGGGCGCCGAGGCGGGCGTGCACTGGCAGCCCGGGCGCTACCTGCTGGTGGACATGAGCTACTCGTACGTGAAGCTGCGCAACGCCTCGGACGAGGTGGCCTCCGCCTCACCCGCGCACCTGGTCTCCGGACGGCTGCTGATGCCCATCGGCAACGGCGACATGCGCTTCGCGACGCAGGCCACCTACCAGAGCGCGCGTCCCACCGGACAGGGCGGCGCCGACAGCGGAGAGGCCCTGCTCGTCAGCTTCGGGCTCTCCGGCGACTACGGCCCGCTGCGCTACTTCGCGGGCGTGCACAACCTGCTCGACGCCAACTACCGGATTCCCGTCTCGGACGAGAACTCCATCGCGCCGGTGCCGCAGTACGGCCGCACCTTCACCCTCCAGCTCACCGGCACGTTCTGA
- a CDS encoding AAA domain-containing protein, with amino-acid sequence MSSESRNRVLEKMLERLYAALASGPSLNCRPHHSRQRLDLSTLTRLDGTPPHAVLAALLGDKAQVRLSVKPPETSRPPPRNGPSTPSDDTALLEDAESPSAAEGAAPRTRAEEEQQALLRKLAAIVEDARIFEQDTGAHVLHIGFPLLHLPPNPKDKRGFGTRRVLAPIAFVPVRITVKKGRSPAVELEGAEDGVDRVAPNTALLAWLEQQTGQRFSNLFADETGAEPWREVQELVALVAKALELPAPALFTAETLLSPVPRTDEDGETRASILPSAVLGLYPLSNQSLVDDMRALVDGEPISGPLESFLRVDVSLGQSAHSGGGERNLEGLKRAAEERLVSIADPCQARAVRLARSSRGLVVHGPPGTGKSQTIANAIGDHLARGERVLFVCDKRTALDVVKHRLDHLGLGSLCAVVHDAQRDQRDLYMGIREQLDTLPEARTNAAITKELARVDEELQTLHDELTTAERALSERPSGDTAPSFHELVGQWLSLDAPAELAPATASLSSARLADVAPRERETREALERALKESYPDNPWRDTLGVDLSTYLTTPLGTYRERLNAAVDAARDADTTASPDIPTFGAEPEAEGAARATFAEQLASVFDTTSPESLARWGAASVDSVRTAKAQLESLSPQVKVLSEGPLDTELALLHREQPQALGALSTALAALSAYLGIASKWYAFFCFARKAGARKVLQQFGLTLGALAAERVSRFLTGARARALLGEFHRATLAPGSSSTSLPDETLSRDLRAHGALFDVLDTLHGTPLLASCRDAVRRALTGDTAARASLLSGLRKSPARGSAVARLEKHLTETGLFSAAWLDTRSRELRAGGHLAPMATSLQARLSTVEGLLRMRSLLSAMPPALSTAVESLARQGVNVETGWTAVLKSTLAAEVSSRLRENSALQHIDADRTQATQSRYRVLEEKKRSLVRDAILHRWTQRQRERLLAATGGRLNGQGAELRRRLMLRGERAMRVRQVIATGLDQEGGDPLFDARPVWMASPQTVAQIFPRRPIFDVVIFDESSQCRLEEALPVLTRARRVVIAGDPKQLPPTRFFESAVVQSQEVEADTEQGLFEDQQSEVEDLLSAALNLDIDQCYLDVHYRSRNADLIAFSNEHFYDKRLQAIPAHPSHRAPHAPLSLLPVGGTYEKRVNLIEARAVGQLVKELLARPEPPSIGIACFNLSQRDAITDVLDEMAAEDSTFAARLATARTRRGAGSFEGLFVKNLENVQGDERDHLIISTTYGPDRQGRFYRRFGPLGSAGGGRRLNVLVTRARQQVHLVTSIPRDVYTALPPVESGRQPNGGWLLFAYLQFAENLANLHAHASREPSTQTQSAPRELIVRERETEAGSTFARALATHLAQRHQLSSDVHWGNDGFCVDVALHHPTSPGDVTVGLLCDGTRYPKAVDRVEWDLFRSAVLEGQGWKLVRLWTPHFFRDPEGATTQVLQTVGDLLMRQAAPPQGMDSSKPRVMH; translated from the coding sequence GTGTCGTCCGAGTCCCGCAACCGCGTCCTCGAGAAGATGCTCGAGCGGCTCTATGCCGCGCTCGCTTCCGGACCGAGCCTCAACTGCCGTCCCCACCACAGCCGCCAGCGTCTGGACCTCTCCACGCTGACCCGCCTGGACGGCACCCCTCCCCACGCGGTGCTGGCCGCCCTCCTCGGCGACAAGGCCCAGGTCCGGCTCTCGGTGAAGCCTCCCGAGACCTCCCGGCCCCCTCCGCGCAACGGCCCCAGCACCCCCTCCGACGACACCGCCCTCCTCGAGGACGCCGAGTCTCCATCCGCCGCCGAGGGCGCTGCGCCCCGGACTCGCGCCGAAGAGGAACAACAGGCCCTGTTGCGCAAGCTCGCCGCCATCGTCGAGGACGCGCGCATCTTCGAACAGGACACGGGCGCGCATGTCCTTCACATCGGCTTCCCCTTGCTGCACCTCCCCCCGAACCCCAAGGACAAGCGAGGCTTTGGCACCCGGCGCGTGCTCGCCCCCATCGCCTTCGTCCCCGTGCGCATCACCGTAAAGAAGGGGCGCTCGCCCGCCGTGGAGCTCGAGGGCGCCGAGGATGGTGTGGACCGCGTCGCCCCCAACACCGCGCTGCTCGCGTGGCTGGAACAACAGACGGGCCAACGCTTCAGCAACCTCTTCGCGGATGAGACCGGCGCGGAGCCATGGCGCGAGGTCCAGGAACTGGTGGCCCTGGTCGCCAAGGCCCTGGAGCTGCCCGCCCCCGCGCTATTCACCGCCGAGACGCTCCTGTCCCCCGTCCCTCGCACCGACGAGGACGGTGAGACGCGGGCCTCCATCCTCCCCAGCGCCGTGCTCGGCCTGTATCCGCTGTCCAATCAAAGCCTCGTGGATGACATGCGCGCTCTCGTGGACGGAGAGCCCATCTCCGGCCCCCTGGAGAGCTTCCTTCGCGTGGACGTCTCGCTCGGACAATCCGCCCACTCAGGTGGCGGAGAGCGGAACCTGGAGGGACTCAAGCGCGCCGCCGAGGAGCGCCTCGTCTCCATCGCCGACCCCTGTCAGGCCCGCGCGGTGCGCCTGGCTCGCAGCAGCCGCGGACTCGTCGTCCACGGCCCTCCCGGCACTGGCAAATCACAAACCATCGCCAATGCCATCGGCGACCATCTCGCGCGGGGCGAGCGCGTGCTGTTCGTCTGTGACAAGCGCACCGCGCTCGACGTCGTGAAACACCGCCTGGACCACCTGGGCCTGGGCAGCCTGTGTGCCGTCGTCCACGACGCCCAACGGGACCAGCGCGACCTGTACATGGGCATCCGCGAGCAGCTCGACACGCTGCCCGAGGCCCGTACGAACGCCGCCATCACGAAGGAGCTCGCTCGCGTGGACGAGGAGCTCCAGACACTCCACGACGAACTCACCACCGCCGAGCGCGCCCTCTCCGAGCGCCCCTCCGGAGACACCGCGCCGTCCTTCCATGAGCTGGTGGGCCAATGGCTCTCACTCGATGCCCCCGCCGAGCTCGCCCCCGCCACGGCGTCCCTCTCCTCCGCGCGACTGGCGGACGTCGCGCCTCGTGAACGGGAGACACGCGAGGCCCTGGAGCGCGCCCTCAAGGAGAGCTACCCGGACAATCCCTGGCGCGACACGCTGGGCGTGGACCTGTCCACCTATCTGACCACGCCCCTGGGCACATACCGTGAGCGATTGAACGCCGCCGTCGACGCGGCTCGCGATGCGGACACCACCGCCTCGCCAGACATCCCCACCTTCGGCGCCGAGCCCGAGGCCGAAGGCGCCGCACGTGCCACGTTCGCCGAGCAACTCGCCTCCGTCTTCGACACCACGAGCCCTGAATCCCTCGCACGCTGGGGCGCGGCCTCCGTGGACTCCGTGCGGACCGCGAAGGCCCAACTCGAGAGCCTCTCGCCTCAGGTGAAGGTGCTCTCCGAAGGCCCCCTCGACACGGAGCTCGCGCTGCTCCACCGCGAACAGCCCCAGGCCCTGGGCGCACTGTCCACGGCGCTCGCCGCGCTGAGCGCGTACCTGGGCATCGCCAGCAAGTGGTACGCCTTCTTCTGCTTCGCCCGGAAGGCGGGCGCTCGCAAGGTGCTCCAGCAGTTCGGCCTCACCCTCGGCGCACTCGCCGCGGAGCGCGTCAGCCGCTTCCTCACGGGAGCCCGTGCACGCGCGCTCCTCGGTGAGTTCCATCGCGCCACGCTGGCCCCTGGCTCCTCCTCCACGAGCCTCCCCGACGAGACTCTCTCCCGAGACTTGCGCGCCCATGGCGCCCTCTTCGACGTGCTCGACACACTGCACGGCACACCCCTGCTCGCCTCGTGCCGTGATGCCGTGCGACGCGCGTTGACGGGTGACACCGCCGCTCGAGCCTCGCTGCTCTCGGGCCTGCGAAAGTCCCCCGCGCGTGGCTCCGCGGTGGCCCGGTTGGAGAAGCACCTCACCGAGACGGGGCTGTTCTCCGCCGCATGGCTCGACACCCGCTCACGCGAGCTGCGCGCCGGGGGACACCTGGCCCCAATGGCCACCTCGCTCCAGGCGCGGCTGTCCACGGTGGAGGGGCTGTTGCGCATGCGGTCGCTGCTGTCCGCCATGCCCCCCGCGCTGTCGACGGCGGTGGAATCCCTGGCACGCCAGGGCGTGAACGTGGAGACAGGTTGGACCGCCGTCCTCAAGTCCACGCTCGCGGCCGAGGTCTCCTCGCGCCTGCGTGAGAACTCCGCCCTCCAGCACATCGACGCCGACCGCACCCAGGCCACCCAGTCGCGTTACCGCGTGCTCGAAGAGAAGAAGCGCTCTCTCGTGCGCGACGCCATCCTCCACCGCTGGACTCAACGCCAGCGCGAGCGGCTGCTCGCGGCCACCGGCGGCCGGCTCAACGGCCAAGGCGCGGAGCTGCGCCGCCGGTTGATGCTCCGAGGCGAGCGCGCCATGCGCGTGCGGCAGGTCATCGCCACCGGATTGGACCAGGAAGGCGGAGACCCGCTCTTCGATGCCCGGCCCGTGTGGATGGCCAGCCCCCAGACGGTGGCGCAAATCTTCCCGCGCCGCCCCATCTTCGACGTCGTCATCTTCGACGAGTCCTCCCAGTGCCGGCTCGAGGAAGCCCTGCCCGTCCTCACCCGCGCCCGCCGCGTCGTCATCGCTGGAGACCCGAAGCAGCTCCCACCCACGCGCTTCTTCGAATCCGCCGTGGTGCAGAGCCAGGAAGTCGAAGCCGACACGGAGCAGGGTCTCTTCGAGGACCAGCAGTCGGAGGTGGAGGACCTGCTGTCCGCCGCGCTCAACCTGGACATCGACCAGTGCTACCTGGACGTCCACTACCGCTCGCGGAACGCGGACCTCATCGCCTTCAGCAACGAGCACTTCTACGACAAGCGGCTCCAGGCCATCCCCGCGCATCCCTCACACCGCGCCCCTCACGCCCCGCTGAGCCTGCTGCCCGTGGGCGGCACCTATGAGAAGCGCGTGAATCTCATCGAGGCTCGCGCCGTGGGCCAGCTCGTGAAGGAGCTGCTCGCGCGCCCCGAGCCCCCGTCCATCGGCATCGCCTGCTTCAATCTCTCGCAGCGAGACGCCATCACCGATGTCCTCGACGAGATGGCCGCAGAGGACTCCACCTTCGCCGCCCGGCTCGCGACCGCGCGCACCCGCCGCGGCGCGGGCTCCTTCGAGGGCCTCTTCGTCAAGAACCTGGAGAACGTCCAGGGCGACGAGCGAGACCACCTCATCATCAGCACCACCTACGGGCCGGACCGCCAGGGCCGCTTCTACCGGCGCTTCGGCCCGCTCGGCAGCGCGGGCGGAGGACGGCGCCTCAACGTGCTCGTCACCCGCGCCCGGCAGCAGGTGCATCTGGTCACCTCGATTCCTCGCGACGTGTACACAGCCCTGCCTCCCGTGGAGTCCGGCCGTCAGCCCAACGGCGGCTGGCTGCTCTTCGCCTATCTCCAGTTCGCGGAGAACCTCGCGAACCTCCACGCCCACGCCTCACGCGAACCGAGCACACAGACTCAATCCGCCCCTCGAGAGCTCATCGTCCGAGAGCGGGAGACCGAGGCGGGCTCCACGTTCGCCCGCGCGCTGGCCACACACCTCGCCCAGCGGCACCAGCTCTCCTCCGATGTCCACTGGGGCAATGACGGGTTCTGCGTGGACGTCGCCCTGCACCACCCCACCTCCCCCGGAGACGTCACCGTGGGCCTGCTGTGCGACGGCACTCGCTATCCGAAGGCCGTGGACCGCGTGGAGTGGGACCTGTTCCGCTCCGCCGTGTTGGAGGGCCAGGGCTGGAAGCTCGTGCGGCTCTGGACGCCCCACTTCTTCAGGGACCCGGAGGGCGCCACCACTCAAGTCCTCCAGACGGTGGGAGACCTGCTCATGCGTCAGGCAGCGCCTCCCCAAGGCATGGATTCATCCAAGCCACGCGTCATGCACTGA
- the gloA gene encoding lactoylglutathione lyase produces MRILHTMLRVGDLEKSLDFYTRVIGMKLLRRHDYPDGKFTLAFVGFGPEDTHPALELTYNWGVEKYELGTAYGHVALGVKDIRATCDAIRQAGGKVVREPGPMKHGTTVIAFVEDPDGYRVELIEQGS; encoded by the coding sequence ATGCGAATCCTGCACACCATGTTGCGCGTTGGAGACCTGGAGAAGTCGCTCGACTTCTACACGCGGGTCATCGGTATGAAGCTGCTGCGCCGCCACGACTACCCCGACGGCAAGTTCACCCTGGCCTTCGTCGGCTTCGGCCCCGAGGACACCCACCCCGCGCTGGAGCTGACCTACAACTGGGGCGTGGAGAAGTACGAGCTGGGGACGGCCTATGGCCACGTGGCGCTGGGCGTGAAGGACATCCGCGCCACCTGCGACGCGATTCGACAGGCGGGCGGAAAGGTGGTCCGCGAGCCGGGCCCCATGAAGCACGGCACCACCGTCATCGCCTTCGTCGAGGACCCGGACGGCTACCGCGTGGAGCTCATCGAGCAGGGCAGCTGA
- a CDS encoding GNAT family N-acetyltransferase, translating into MSTSTPPPELELTFIQPGHALYAAEVELRFRVLREPLGHTREQVLFPFEAQSLHLVAHQGDEVLGCVLFHPEDSHGGRLFQMAVTPRLQGQRLGAKLVRTLEAELRRRGFTHVHLHARQTVIPFYERLGYSVYAEPFIDVGLPHRHMEKSLGT; encoded by the coding sequence ATGAGCACCTCCACCCCGCCTCCCGAACTCGAGCTCACCTTCATCCAACCCGGCCACGCGCTCTACGCCGCGGAGGTGGAGCTGCGCTTCCGCGTCCTGCGCGAGCCCTTGGGCCACACCCGGGAGCAGGTGCTGTTTCCCTTCGAGGCGCAGAGCCTCCACCTGGTCGCGCACCAGGGTGACGAGGTGTTGGGCTGTGTCCTCTTCCATCCCGAGGACAGCCACGGCGGACGCCTCTTCCAGATGGCGGTGACGCCTCGGCTTCAAGGCCAACGGCTGGGCGCGAAACTGGTGCGGACGCTGGAAGCGGAGCTGCGGCGACGCGGTTTCACCCACGTCCACCTTCACGCCCGGCAGACGGTCATCCCCTTCTATGAACGGCTGGGTTATTCCGTGTACGCGGAGCCTTTCATCGACGTGGGACTGCCGCACCGGCACATGGAGAAGTCACTCGGGACGTAG
- the nudC gene encoding NAD(+) diphosphatase: MLFITRGMDVLIHEHSGVVTVPTCAAYPRFAASAHYLGALDGVDCYCASLPRDFTPPEGTSVVAVRSLYKRLDEAHFAVAGRALAIVEWDLQHRFCGRCGQPTELVPGERARRCPVDKTPFYPRISPAMIVLVTRGDTMLLARNPALPEPMFSTLAGFVDTGESLEECVAREVKEEVNIEVKNIRYFGSQPWPFGRSLMVGFTAEYAGGDIHVDGKEIAEADWFHPDHMPRIPPRLSIARHLIDAFVERVKGSPSRS, translated from the coding sequence ATGCTCTTCATCACGCGAGGCATGGACGTGCTCATCCACGAGCACTCGGGCGTCGTCACCGTCCCCACCTGCGCCGCGTACCCGCGGTTCGCCGCCTCCGCCCACTACCTGGGCGCACTCGACGGCGTGGACTGCTACTGCGCCTCACTGCCCCGGGACTTCACCCCTCCCGAGGGCACCTCCGTGGTGGCCGTCCGTTCTCTCTACAAGCGGCTGGACGAAGCACACTTCGCGGTGGCGGGCCGGGCGCTCGCCATCGTGGAGTGGGACCTCCAGCACCGCTTCTGTGGACGCTGCGGACAGCCCACCGAGCTCGTCCCCGGTGAGCGCGCCCGCCGCTGCCCCGTGGACAAGACGCCCTTCTACCCGCGCATCTCCCCCGCGATGATTGTGCTCGTCACCCGGGGCGACACGATGCTGCTCGCGCGAAACCCCGCCTTGCCCGAGCCCATGTTCAGCACCCTGGCCGGCTTCGTCGACACAGGCGAGTCCCTGGAGGAGTGTGTCGCGCGCGAGGTGAAGGAAGAGGTCAACATCGAGGTGAAGAACATCCGCTACTTCGGCTCCCAGCCGTGGCCCTTCGGGCGCTCGCTCATGGTGGGCTTCACCGCCGAGTACGCGGGAGGCGACATCCACGTGGACGGCAAGGAGATCGCCGAGGCCGACTGGTTCCACCCCGACCACATGCCCCGCATCCCGCCGCGGTTGAGCATCGCCCGCCACCTCATCGACGCCTTCGTCGAGCGCGTGAAGGGCTCGCCGTCTCGGAGCTGA
- a CDS encoding Uma2 family endonuclease gives MLGTEGWDVGAERSEAVGEGPKRPATYEDLLALPEHVVGQIIDGELVVMPRPANPHAIANSRLQGELYGPFERGRGGPGGWQLVVEPELHFGRDVLVPDLAGWRRERLPEVPPEPYFTLAPDWVCEVLSPSTEVVDRVKKKRIYAREGVEHIWLVNPNARTLEVFRLSGGQWVELGTYSGDERVRAEPFEALELELGVLWLSPEQSPKTP, from the coding sequence ATGTTGGGGACAGAGGGATGGGACGTCGGAGCAGAGAGGAGCGAGGCCGTGGGAGAGGGACCGAAGCGCCCGGCGACGTATGAGGACCTGCTCGCACTGCCGGAGCATGTGGTCGGGCAGATCATCGACGGGGAGCTCGTCGTGATGCCAAGGCCGGCGAACCCTCATGCGATAGCGAACTCTCGCTTGCAGGGGGAACTCTACGGTCCGTTCGAGAGAGGGCGAGGGGGGCCGGGCGGGTGGCAACTCGTGGTTGAGCCGGAGCTGCATTTCGGCCGGGATGTGCTGGTACCCGACCTGGCGGGATGGCGCCGGGAGCGGCTGCCGGAGGTACCGCCCGAGCCGTATTTCACCCTGGCTCCGGACTGGGTCTGCGAGGTGCTATCTCCATCCACCGAAGTGGTGGACCGGGTGAAGAAGAAGCGCATCTACGCCCGGGAAGGAGTGGAACACATCTGGCTGGTGAACCCGAATGCGCGGACGCTGGAGGTGTTCCGGCTATCGGGAGGCCAATGGGTGGAGCTCGGCACGTACAGTGGAGACGAGCGGGTGCGTGCCGAGCCCTTCGAGGCGCTGGAGTTGGAACTGGGCGTCTTGTGGCTGTCGCCGGAGCAATCGCCGAAGACGCCCTGA
- a CDS encoding nitronate monooxygenase, whose protein sequence is MNGTNDGRAAPPSHPAGSSGAPGDGELDEEEPRAPRRPPIHVLEDNTLHTRLTRELGVHYPFVSAGMAFVALPPLVIAVSEAGGIGMLGSAPEPAPFLRARLHAIRAGTQRPFGVNFIVASARAGDFTTREHIDTCIAEKVPVVAFHWGLPPADWVKDLKAAGTKVWVQAGSVEFARDALALGVDGLIAQGRQAAGHNRGTVPTLGLVRELRALTDTLPVLAAGGIADGLSAARALYHGADGVWVGTRMVASVEAYAHPGYKQRLVDGDARDSDFTTLFGPEWAGARQRVLRNRVVREWAGREARAPSNPSDSIGTTRLYPGLAGGDALYALPRFSAFVPTPDTKGDLEEMALPASGSSMARIESVLPAGQIVVEMMESAHRLLANPYELETDTDENDRT, encoded by the coding sequence ATGAACGGAACGAACGACGGACGCGCCGCGCCCCCTTCTCACCCCGCTGGCTCCTCGGGTGCTCCGGGAGATGGCGAGTTGGATGAGGAGGAGCCGCGCGCCCCAAGGCGCCCTCCCATCCATGTCCTCGAGGACAACACCCTCCACACCCGGCTGACGCGAGAGCTGGGCGTGCACTATCCGTTCGTCAGCGCCGGCATGGCCTTCGTCGCGCTGCCTCCCCTCGTCATCGCCGTCTCGGAGGCGGGGGGCATCGGCATGTTGGGTTCGGCGCCCGAGCCCGCGCCGTTCCTGCGTGCGCGCCTCCACGCCATCCGCGCGGGGACGCAGCGCCCCTTCGGCGTGAACTTCATCGTCGCGAGCGCACGCGCGGGTGACTTCACCACGCGCGAGCACATTGACACGTGCATCGCCGAGAAGGTCCCCGTGGTCGCCTTCCACTGGGGCCTGCCCCCCGCGGACTGGGTGAAGGACTTGAAGGCCGCGGGCACCAAGGTCTGGGTGCAGGCAGGCTCCGTGGAGTTCGCGCGGGACGCGCTGGCGCTGGGCGTGGATGGGCTCATCGCGCAGGGGCGGCAGGCGGCCGGACACAACCGCGGCACCGTCCCCACGCTGGGGCTGGTGCGGGAGCTGCGCGCGCTGACCGATACGCTTCCGGTCCTCGCCGCGGGCGGCATCGCGGATGGTTTGAGCGCGGCGCGCGCGCTCTATCACGGCGCGGATGGTGTCTGGGTGGGCACGCGCATGGTCGCCTCCGTCGAGGCCTACGCGCACCCGGGCTACAAGCAGCGCCTGGTCGACGGCGACGCGCGGGACTCGGACTTCACCACGCTCTTCGGCCCCGAGTGGGCCGGTGCGCGGCAGCGCGTGCTGCGCAACCGCGTGGTGCGTGAGTGGGCGGGCCGCGAGGCACGTGCGCCGTCGAACCCCTCCGACTCGATTGGAACGACGCGGCTCTACCCGGGGCTCGCGGGAGGAGACGCGCTCTACGCCCTGCCTCGCTTCAGCGCCTTCGTGCCCACGCCCGACACGAAGGGAGACCTGGAGGAGATGGCGCTGCCCGCCAGCGGCTCCAGCATGGCGCGCATCGAGAGCGTGCTGCCCGCGGGCCAAATCGTGGTGGAGATGATGGAGAGCGCCCACCGGCTGCTCGCCAATCCCTACGAGTTGGAGACCGACACGGACGAGAACGACCGCACCTGA